Proteins encoded by one window of Candidatus Nitrosocosmicus hydrocola:
- a CDS encoding LSM domain-containing protein, whose product MASSPSQQPTKRPLNVLQRSLNRKVAVRLKSEIEYRGKMSNVDSYMNLILVDAEEFDGSDLLANYGKVVIRGNNVLFIKLEKEF is encoded by the coding sequence ATGGCATCATCACCTTCACAACAACCTACTAAAAGACCATTAAATGTATTACAGCGCTCTTTAAATAGAAAAGTTGCTGTAAGGTTGAAAAGCGAAATCGAGTACAGAGGTAAAATGTCAAATGTGGATTCTTATATGAATCTTATACTAGTTGATGCAGAGGAATTTGATGGATCTGATCTGTTAGCCAATTACGGTAAGGTAGTCATAAGAGGAAATAATGTCCTATTCATCAAGTTAGAGAAAGAATTCTGA
- a CDS encoding NAD(P)-binding domain-containing protein, whose translation MYNYNYEKNYNKVVVIGLGQLGLPVAKYVKEHGFETFGYDINQKTMQSAEANYGIKQATNFSDFDVLIICVSTHRPDDMFSPQVDGLMSVVEKISREAKTGALISIESTIPKGTSKRVFEKLDHRLHVVHAPHRWYALEEEIHGVNQLRIVGGVSNCCLQHGLNFYDGREVIPSTKSSTSSNDFVNNNNTNNTPSNNMGTVAATTTASAGTSGQATTSAKFVNRVKSLAIPMHPVSSVEVAELTKIVENAHRYLQIAFAEELYLYCKSNGISFSELRESLNTKWNVEVLEPRDGIGGHCLPKDTRMFINSSNTIKSKILQAAMEIDEDYREYIQSREKNGSHGSLAIKSKSNAGAETEQILYNKKIK comes from the coding sequence ATGTATAATTATAATTATGAAAAAAACTACAATAAAGTAGTTGTTATCGGCCTTGGCCAACTTGGTCTTCCAGTTGCAAAATATGTTAAGGAACATGGTTTTGAGACTTTTGGATATGATATCAACCAAAAAACCATGCAGTCAGCTGAAGCCAACTACGGAATTAAACAAGCTACAAACTTTAGTGACTTTGATGTACTAATAATCTGTGTATCAACACACAGACCAGATGACATGTTTTCACCACAAGTAGATGGTCTTATGTCTGTGGTAGAAAAGATATCAAGAGAAGCAAAGACTGGTGCACTAATATCAATTGAAAGTACAATACCAAAAGGTACATCTAAGAGAGTCTTTGAGAAATTAGATCACCGACTCCATGTAGTACATGCACCTCACAGATGGTATGCATTAGAAGAAGAAATTCACGGCGTTAATCAATTACGCATAGTTGGTGGTGTAAGCAACTGTTGTTTGCAACATGGTCTGAACTTTTATGATGGACGCGAAGTAATACCTTCAACAAAGTCTTCTACATCATCAAACGATTTTGTTAACAACAACAACACCAACAACACCCCCAGCAATAACATGGGTACTGTTGCTGCTACTACAACAGCTTCAGCTGGAACTAGTGGTCAGGCAACAACTTCAGCCAAATTTGTAAATAGAGTTAAAAGTTTGGCCATACCAATGCACCCAGTCTCTTCAGTTGAAGTAGCCGAGCTGACAAAGATAGTTGAAAATGCACACAGATATCTACAGATAGCATTTGCAGAAGAGCTGTACCTCTACTGTAAATCAAATGGTATTAGTTTCTCAGAATTAAGAGAGTCTCTTAACACCAAATGGAACGTTGAAGTGCTAGAGCCTAGAGACGGAATAGGAGGCCACTGTCTACCCAAAGATACAAGGATGTTTATCAATTCATCTAATACAATAAAGAGCAAAATATTACAAGCAGCGATGGAAATAGATGAAGACTATAGAGAGTATATTCAAAGTAGAGAGAAAAATGGGAGTCATGGCTCGCTTGCTATAAAAAGCAAGAGTAATGCCGGAGCAGAAACAGAACAAATTCTGTATAATAAAAAAATCAAGTAA
- a CDS encoding tetrahydromethanopterin S-methyltransferase subunit A yields the protein MSIRFRFGELAGVACKYLYPIPVSSFTGSGDLIAICTLSSIGLLKRISKDKIMEKVVIAGRLFSENKGIDSLVTFCTQSLTLKYLLICGRDTKGHYSGDALVNLMANGIDKENRIINAKAPYPYLSCSPLLVQNFRDKIDLIDMRDCYDLDEIRNKINRIT from the coding sequence TTGTCCATTAGATTTCGATTTGGGGAACTGGCTGGTGTGGCTTGCAAGTACTTGTACCCAATTCCAGTTTCATCATTTACAGGAAGTGGTGACTTGATAGCTATATGCACCCTATCTAGTATTGGTCTTCTAAAAAGGATTTCAAAGGACAAAATTATGGAGAAAGTCGTAATTGCTGGACGTTTGTTTTCAGAAAATAAAGGGATTGATTCTCTTGTAACTTTTTGTACCCAATCATTAACGCTAAAATATTTGCTTATATGTGGTAGAGATACCAAAGGACATTATTCAGGTGATGCCTTGGTAAATCTGATGGCCAACGGGATTGATAAAGAAAATAGGATAATAAATGCAAAGGCACCATACCCATACCTATCATGCAGTCCCCTCTTAGTTCAAAACTTTAGGGATAAAATAGATCTAATAGATATGCGAGATTGCTATGATTTAGATGAAATAAGAAATAAGATAAATAGAATTACTTGA
- a CDS encoding pyridoxamine 5'-phosphate oxidase family protein yields MIQFTSKELDFIKKNECCRLSTSVDGKPHVVPVSYLFYEGHFYFATDYKTKKFSNIKKNPNVGLVIDIYNPSANKGLTLQGISKIHEQGQTFSNVYTLLFEKFDWVKKDPWKEYEAPIIEITATAKSSWGIN; encoded by the coding sequence ATGATACAATTCACCTCTAAAGAATTAGATTTTATTAAAAAAAACGAATGTTGTAGACTCAGCACATCCGTTGATGGTAAACCCCATGTAGTACCTGTTTCATATTTATTCTATGAGGGCCATTTTTATTTCGCAACAGATTACAAAACAAAAAAATTTTCCAATATAAAAAAGAACCCCAATGTTGGTCTTGTAATAGATATATACAATCCTAGTGCTAACAAAGGCTTAACTTTGCAAGGGATCTCAAAAATACATGAACAAGGTCAAACATTTAGTAATGTATATACACTCTTGTTTGAAAAATTTGATTGGGTTAAAAAAGATCCTTGGAAAGAGTATGAGGCTCCAATCATCGAAATAACTGCAACCGCAAAGAGTAGTTGGGGAATTAATTAA
- the cobO gene encoding cob(I)yrinic acid a,c-diamide adenosyltransferase: MNKGLIITYYGNGKGKTTAALGVALRAVGYDLKVCMIQFIKGEWDYGEIYSSNRLKPNFELIIAGKGFVGILDDDHDINEHVVSAKAALDLAKEKIDSLQYDTVILDEINYALKLKLIEEHELISILQAKPPEVNIILTGNYLTDQILNNSDLVTEMREVKHPFKKGIRAKKGIDF; the protein is encoded by the coding sequence ATGAACAAGGGGTTAATAATAACATATTATGGAAATGGTAAGGGTAAGACAACCGCGGCTTTGGGAGTTGCATTAAGGGCCGTAGGATATGACCTGAAGGTATGTATGATTCAATTTATCAAAGGAGAATGGGATTATGGAGAAATATATAGTTCAAATAGGCTGAAGCCCAATTTTGAATTGATCATAGCAGGAAAAGGATTTGTAGGAATATTAGACGACGATCATGATATTAACGAGCATGTCGTTTCTGCGAAAGCTGCTTTAGATCTAGCCAAAGAAAAAATAGATTCATTGCAATATGATACTGTTATACTCGATGAAATCAACTATGCTCTAAAATTGAAATTGATAGAAGAACACGAACTTATCTCAATCCTTCAAGCAAAGCCACCAGAAGTTAACATTATCTTGACAGGAAACTACCTGACTGATCAAATCCTAAATAATTCAGATCTTGTTACAGAGATGAGAGAAGTCAAACATCCATTTAAAAAGGGAATTAGGGCTAAAAAAGGTATTGATTTTTGA
- a CDS encoding translation initiation factor IF-2 subunit alpha, producing MSISETKKLPELGEIVIVTVKEVTGHGAYVTLDEYDNLTAFLHISEIATGWIRNIERYVKPKQKTVLKVIRVNPTRSEVDLSLKQVTGEEKKSKVIEVKKDEKGANFMDIIKTKLGYDQNQMRELEEKIAQKYDFIYDAFEAVGIKGTEVLASLELKPEVVEAIELESKKIQIPHIEVRAVLEIAVKKGDGIDIIKNILSSVEGSKNNSKIDITYVGAPKYRITVTAENFKIAEKSLNQALEKIKSNIEKNSGTFKFSREESKKTHTNI from the coding sequence GTGAGCATCTCAGAAACCAAAAAACTCCCCGAATTAGGAGAAATTGTTATAGTAACTGTCAAGGAAGTTACAGGTCACGGTGCTTATGTAACACTTGACGAATATGATAATCTTACGGCATTCTTACACATATCCGAGATAGCAACAGGATGGATTAGAAATATAGAACGCTATGTAAAACCTAAGCAAAAAACTGTTCTCAAGGTAATTAGAGTTAATCCCACTAGATCAGAGGTAGACTTATCGCTAAAGCAAGTCACAGGAGAGGAGAAAAAATCAAAAGTCATTGAAGTAAAGAAGGATGAAAAAGGAGCTAATTTCATGGATATTATAAAAACAAAGCTTGGATACGATCAGAATCAAATGAGGGAACTGGAAGAAAAGATCGCTCAAAAATATGACTTTATTTACGACGCATTTGAAGCTGTAGGAATTAAAGGAACTGAAGTACTTGCCAGCTTAGAACTAAAACCAGAAGTAGTTGAGGCAATCGAGTTAGAAAGTAAAAAGATTCAGATCCCGCATATTGAGGTGAGAGCAGTCTTGGAAATTGCTGTAAAAAAAGGTGACGGCATTGATATAATTAAGAATATTCTATCTTCTGTTGAAGGATCCAAGAATAACTCTAAAATAGACATTACATATGTTGGCGCTCCAAAATATAGAATTACAGTAACCGCAGAAAATTTTAAAATTGCTGAAAAATCCCTCAATCAAGCACTTGAAAAGATAAAGTCAAACATTGAAAAGAATTCTGGCACCTTCAAGTTTTCAAGGGAAGAGTCTAAAAAAACTCATACAAATATTTAA
- a CDS encoding RNA-protein complex protein Nop10, whose translation MKHRIRICKKCSRYTLKEKCQNCNSETNDPHPPKFSLDDKYIRYRIMDAYADGLKSERNTS comes from the coding sequence ATGAAACATCGGATTAGGATTTGTAAAAAGTGCTCAAGGTATACATTAAAGGAAAAATGTCAGAATTGCAATTCGGAGACCAATGATCCACATCCTCCAAAATTTTCACTAGATGACAAATATATAAGATACAGAATTATGGATGCTTATGCAGACGGATTAAAGAGTGAAAGAAACACTAGCTAA
- a CDS encoding right-handed parallel beta-helix repeat-containing protein: MNNKIYLMAALIAFASVGALLIQPTVASAQSSMIDNILNGALPSSNSNDNNQPSQASDSSGSSASASTAAPISTSLSCGQVIKQSVKLTANLDCKTDGIIVGADGITIDLNGFTLSGPGEKSSKVGIMFADNDEVTVQGPGTIKSFQAGALFSGGEDNKISRVTFTENEIAVFETGSKNVVIEDNLMFGNSIGVAAHSSSGSKLTTNLFKSNDLAGVTLVNSAANELSMNTIQGSVNGIFLDGQSTENNVNSNNVLQNRGVDLNNGNGLPTNINNNVFSDNNCNTSVPDGLCLGR, encoded by the coding sequence ATGAATAACAAAATATATCTCATGGCGGCATTAATTGCGTTTGCATCTGTTGGTGCTTTGTTAATACAACCAACTGTAGCATCAGCACAAAGCAGCATGATAGACAATATTTTGAACGGTGCACTCCCATCTTCTAATTCTAATGATAATAATCAACCATCACAAGCAAGTGACAGCAGCGGCAGCAGCGCCAGCGCAAGCACAGCAGCTCCAATAAGCACTAGCTTATCTTGTGGTCAAGTTATTAAACAAAGTGTAAAATTGACTGCTAACCTTGATTGTAAGACTGATGGTATAATTGTAGGTGCAGACGGCATTACAATTGATCTGAATGGATTTACATTAAGCGGCCCAGGCGAAAAGAGCTCCAAAGTTGGAATCATGTTTGCAGACAATGATGAAGTAACTGTTCAAGGTCCAGGAACAATCAAAAGCTTCCAAGCAGGTGCATTATTCTCTGGTGGAGAAGACAACAAAATCTCAAGAGTCACCTTCACTGAAAATGAAATTGCAGTCTTTGAAACAGGATCCAAGAATGTAGTAATCGAAGATAACCTTATGTTCGGAAACAGCATAGGTGTTGCAGCACATTCCTCATCTGGTTCAAAATTGACAACCAATCTATTCAAATCAAATGACTTGGCTGGTGTAACATTAGTCAACTCTGCAGCAAACGAACTCTCAATGAATACAATCCAGGGATCTGTAAACGGTATCTTCCTTGACGGCCAAAGCACAGAAAACAACGTCAATTCAAACAATGTATTACAGAACCGCGGTGTAGATTTGAACAATGGTAACGGTCTGCCAACCAACATAAACAACAACGTCTTTTCAGACAACAACTGTAACACATCTGTCCCAGACGGTTTGTGTCTAGGTAGATAA
- a CDS encoding NAD(P)/FAD-dependent oxidoreductase produces the protein MHSGHTNINIVTRGIQINLKIAVIGAGVAGSYLGNMLDKRGHEVTLFEANKKESHWPVCAWGASKHMLEYFSNNAGLDFNNYIYHVGKKLKMSLPNQKSEFLDLDGLVTYNKKQWESDLLSKVNVQYGINCDKKTFPKENYDYILDCTGFHRRFLPRPEEDFVIPAYEYLLENIDDINEFHVMGYKGARGYFWYFPLNNGTGFMGAGDIDRKYLGIKEFFEEHPQAKIVRKIGRPIRLSPPRLMEPFCDNNIIGVGESIGTVFPMLGEGIIPSLLSCEIFLQVLDRAEKDNTKFDQNEYREKILKKFHYYYDVYKIVRLKMDGKLSTVKHFNLLLSMYKNMKKDEKRFGFEINFEKMRRLVNAL, from the coding sequence ATGCATAGCGGCCATACAAATATTAATATTGTTACAAGGGGTATCCAAATTAATTTGAAGATAGCGGTAATTGGTGCTGGCGTTGCAGGTAGTTATCTTGGTAATATGTTGGACAAACGTGGCCACGAAGTTACTCTCTTTGAAGCAAACAAGAAGGAATCACATTGGCCAGTATGTGCATGGGGTGCATCAAAACATATGTTAGAATATTTCTCCAATAACGCAGGCCTTGATTTTAATAATTATATCTACCATGTTGGAAAAAAATTGAAAATGAGCCTTCCAAATCAAAAATCTGAGTTTCTTGATTTGGATGGTTTAGTTACTTACAATAAGAAACAATGGGAAAGCGATCTCTTATCAAAAGTAAACGTACAATATGGAATTAATTGTGATAAAAAGACTTTTCCAAAAGAAAATTATGATTACATTTTAGATTGTACTGGATTTCATAGAAGGTTTCTGCCAAGGCCTGAAGAGGATTTTGTTATCCCAGCCTATGAATACTTGCTGGAAAACATCGATGATATTAATGAATTTCATGTAATGGGTTATAAGGGAGCTAGAGGATACTTCTGGTATTTCCCTCTAAACAATGGCACAGGATTTATGGGCGCAGGAGACATAGATAGAAAATATCTAGGAATAAAAGAATTCTTTGAGGAACATCCACAAGCAAAAATAGTAAGGAAAATTGGAAGGCCCATAAGACTTTCACCTCCTAGATTGATGGAACCATTTTGTGATAACAATATTATTGGTGTTGGAGAATCAATTGGAACAGTTTTTCCTATGCTAGGAGAAGGTATCATCCCCTCACTTTTAAGCTGTGAAATATTCTTGCAAGTTTTAGATCGGGCCGAGAAGGACAATACGAAATTTGACCAAAATGAGTACCGCGAAAAAATTCTAAAGAAATTTCACTACTATTATGATGTATACAAAATCGTAAGACTAAAGATGGATGGAAAGTTAAGTACCGTAAAACATTTTAACTTGCTTTTGAGTATGTATAAAAACATGAAAAAGGATGAGAAGCGATTTGGATTT